In a single window of the Atlantibacter hermannii genome:
- the hnr gene encoding orphan two-component response regulator — MTQPLSGKKILIVEDEPVFRSLLDSWLASLGAITITAVDGIDGLEKLTSQVPDLLICDLAMPRMNGLKLVEQIRNDGHQLPILVISATENMSDIAKALRLGVQDVILKPVKDLNRLRETVFSCLYPAMFNSRVEEEERLFQDWDALASNPQAAATLLQELQPPVQQVISHCRVNYRQLVSANEPGMVLDIAPLSEHDLAFYCLDVTRAGNNGVLAALLLRALFNGLLQEQLSRQKQRLPELGHLLKQVNQLLRQANLTGQFPLLVGYYHSGLKNLILVSAGLNATLNTGEQQIQLSNGVPLGTLGNTYLNQISQPCEAWQCQIWGAGGRLRLMLSAE; from the coding sequence ATGACCCAACCCTTGTCCGGAAAAAAGATTTTGATTGTTGAGGACGAGCCGGTATTCCGCTCGTTACTGGACTCCTGGTTGGCATCCCTTGGCGCAATCACCATTACTGCCGTTGACGGCATTGATGGTCTTGAAAAGCTGACCAGCCAGGTGCCAGATCTGCTGATTTGCGATCTGGCTATGCCAAGGATGAATGGTTTGAAACTGGTGGAGCAGATCCGTAATGACGGCCACCAGTTGCCGATTCTGGTTATCTCCGCTACCGAAAATATGTCTGATATCGCAAAGGCGCTGCGACTGGGCGTCCAGGATGTCATTTTAAAGCCGGTCAAAGATTTAAACCGGCTACGCGAAACCGTGTTTTCCTGCCTTTATCCTGCGATGTTTAACTCCCGCGTTGAGGAAGAAGAGCGCCTGTTCCAGGACTGGGATGCGCTGGCGAGCAATCCTCAGGCCGCGGCAACGCTACTTCAGGAACTTCAGCCGCCTGTTCAACAGGTGATCTCGCATTGCCGGGTAAACTACCGCCAACTGGTCTCTGCCAATGAGCCGGGGATGGTGCTGGATATCGCGCCGCTTTCCGAACACGATTTAGCCTTTTATTGCCTTGATGTGACCCGGGCGGGAAATAACGGCGTTCTGGCCGCATTATTACTCCGCGCGTTGTTTAACGGGTTGCTGCAGGAACAACTTTCGCGCCAGAAACAGCGGTTGCCTGAGCTCGGGCATTTGCTCAAGCAGGTGAATCAGCTGCTGCGTCAGGCCAACTTAACCGGACAATTCCCTTTATTAGTCGGTTATTACCACAGTGGTTTAAAAAACCTGATATTAGTCTCGGCGGGTCTTAACGCAACGCTTAATACCGGTGAGCAACAAATCCAGCTAAGCAATGGTGTTCCTTTGGGGACATTAGGCAATACTTATTTAAATCAAATCAGCCAGCCATGCGAAGCGTGGCAGTGCCAAATTTGGGGTGCGGGCGGGCGTCTTCGTCTGATGTTGTCTGCGGAATAA
- the ychJ gene encoding SEC-C motif domain-containing protein — translation MSQLCPCGSALEYSLCCEPYLCGNMAAPTPARLMRSRYCAFVTKNADYLINTWHPSLQAAAYRADIEAGFATTEWLGLTIFEESPGSSAQEGFVSFVARYREAQRNGAIIERSRFLCENGHWYYIDGQRPVFGRNDPCPCGSGKKFKKCCGQ, via the coding sequence TTGTCGCAGCTTTGTCCTTGTGGCAGCGCTCTGGAGTATAGCCTATGTTGCGAGCCATATCTTTGTGGAAACATGGCGGCCCCCACTCCGGCGCGACTGATGCGCTCTCGTTATTGTGCTTTTGTGACGAAGAACGCGGATTATTTAATCAATACCTGGCACCCCTCTTTGCAGGCCGCGGCGTACCGTGCGGATATCGAGGCGGGCTTCGCCACCACGGAGTGGCTCGGTCTGACCATTTTTGAAGAGTCGCCCGGAAGCAGCGCGCAGGAAGGCTTTGTGAGCTTTGTCGCCCGTTATCGTGAAGCGCAGCGTAATGGCGCGATTATTGAACGTTCGCGTTTCTTGTGCGAAAACGGTCACTGGTATTATATAGACGGTCAACGTCCCGTATTCGGTCGTAACGATCCCTGCCCGTGCGGGTCAGGTAAAAAATTTAAAAAGTGTTGCGGGCAATGA
- the purU gene encoding formyltetrahydrofolate deformylase, with translation MQSIQRKVLRTICPDQKGLIARITNICYKHELNIVQNNEFVDHRTGRFFMRTELEGIFNDATLLADLDGALPPGSLRELNSAGRRRVVILVTKEAHCLGDLLMKANYGGLDVEIAAVIGNHDTLRTLVERFDIPFQLVSHEGMTREEHDIKMAEAIESYQPDYVVLAKYMRVLTPEFVARFPNQIINIHHSFLPAFIGARPYHQAYERGVKIIGATAHYVNDNLDEGPIIMQDVIHVDHSYTAEDMMRAGRDVEKNVLSRALYHVLAQRVFVYGNRTILL, from the coding sequence ATGCAATCTATCCAACGTAAAGTACTGCGCACAATCTGCCCCGACCAAAAAGGGTTAATCGCGCGTATCACCAACATTTGCTACAAACACGAGCTGAACATCGTTCAGAACAATGAGTTTGTTGACCATCGCACCGGCCGCTTTTTTATGCGTACCGAGCTGGAAGGAATCTTTAACGACGCAACCCTGCTTGCCGATCTGGATGGCGCACTGCCGCCAGGCTCGCTGCGCGAGTTAAATTCCGCCGGGCGTCGCCGCGTGGTGATTCTGGTCACCAAAGAGGCACATTGCCTCGGCGATTTATTAATGAAGGCCAACTACGGCGGGCTGGATGTCGAGATCGCCGCGGTGATTGGCAACCACGATACGCTGCGCACGCTGGTTGAGCGTTTCGATATCCCGTTCCAGCTGGTTAGCCATGAAGGTATGACCCGCGAAGAGCACGATATCAAGATGGCCGAGGCGATTGAGTCGTATCAGCCGGATTACGTGGTTCTGGCGAAATACATGCGTGTGCTGACGCCAGAATTCGTGGCACGTTTCCCGAACCAGATTATTAATATTCACCATTCATTCCTGCCCGCCTTTATCGGGGCGCGTCCCTATCACCAGGCCTATGAGCGCGGTGTGAAAATCATCGGTGCGACGGCGCATTACGTGAATGACAATCTGGATGAAGGCCCGATCATTATGCAGGACGTGATTCATGTGGATCACAGTTACACAGCAGAAGACATGATGCGCGCCGGTCGTGATGTGGAGAAGAACGTATTAAGCCGTGCGTTGTACCATGTTCTGGCTCAGCGGGTATTTGTTTACGGCAACCGCACTATTTTGCTGTAA
- a CDS encoding Glycosyl transferases, related to UDP-glucuronosyltransferase — protein MPASGRWGQLSHLIHRKKVRLFKRLIFWVFRGVIRETGMTHLYRPDGTESAYSPLRILALGEEEMEFKRTWPASVKFIGPALYTPPAGAQKPKFIEGKRHVLITLGTHLDWHKDDVAQAAAALAKTLPEWEFHFTDGSLAGEVYQQSDNFLRINWVDYDRWLSHYDVVIHHGGAGIMWHCIQKGIPALVYPVDYDQFDHAARVEFFKKGIWLRGGLEQLAQARGLLISLVKNR, from the coding sequence ATGCCCGCCTCAGGCAGGTGGGGGCAGTTAAGCCATTTGATTCACAGGAAAAAAGTCCGGCTGTTTAAACGCCTGATCTTTTGGGTGTTTCGCGGTGTTATCCGTGAGACGGGAATGACCCACCTGTATCGACCTGATGGCACCGAAAGCGCCTATTCACCGTTGCGTATTCTTGCCCTTGGCGAAGAGGAGATGGAATTTAAACGGACCTGGCCTGCGTCAGTAAAATTTATTGGCCCTGCGCTGTATACCCCACCAGCAGGAGCACAAAAGCCGAAGTTTATTGAGGGAAAGCGTCACGTACTGATTACGTTGGGCACCCATCTCGACTGGCACAAAGACGATGTGGCGCAAGCCGCAGCGGCACTCGCGAAAACGCTGCCTGAGTGGGAGTTTCACTTCACGGATGGCAGCCTGGCTGGCGAGGTGTATCAACAATCTGATAATTTTTTGCGTATCAATTGGGTTGATTATGATCGTTGGTTATCTCATTACGATGTCGTAATACACCATGGCGGCGCGGGAATTATGTGGCATTGCATTCAAAAGGGCATTCCGGCCCTGGTGTATCCCGTCGACTACGATCAGTTCGATCATGCGGCAAGGGTCGAATTTTTCAAAAAAGGCATCTGGTTACGCGGAGGCCTTGAGCAACTGGCACAGGCTCGAGGGCTGCTTATCAGCCTGGTGAAGAACAGATAG